The following coding sequences lie in one Verrucomicrobiota bacterium genomic window:
- a CDS encoding putative toxin-antitoxin system toxin component, PIN family, translating into MVVVLDTTSFVSGIYWRTEAHRVLQAFANGRIVLAVTQSILHEYARVAMAVRAEEGLEIDPQPWLNAVAELAFEFEPTPLRDAVCLDAHDDQFIACALAAQADAIVTRDNDLLSLGKPFGIPILTPRQLLALIK; encoded by the coding sequence ATGGTCGTCGTGCTTGATACGACCAGCTTCGTCAGCGGCATCTACTGGCGGACCGAAGCGCATCGAGTTTTGCAGGCGTTTGCCAACGGTCGCATCGTGCTGGCCGTCACGCAGTCCATCCTGCACGAATACGCCAGAGTTGCGATGGCCGTGCGCGCCGAAGAAGGGCTGGAGATTGATCCGCAACCGTGGTTGAACGCCGTGGCTGAGCTGGCGTTCGAATTTGAACCGACCCCGCTGCGTGATGCTGTCTGTCTCGACGCGCACGACGACCAATTCATCGCGTGCGCGCTGGCGGCTCAAGCCGACGCGATTGTGACACGGGACAACGACTTGCTGTCTCTCGGCAAGCCCTTCGGCATCCCGATACTGACACCCCGCCAGCTTCTGGCCCTCATCAAGTAA